A stretch of Salarias fasciatus chromosome 23, fSalaFa1.1, whole genome shotgun sequence DNA encodes these proteins:
- the osbpl9 gene encoding oxysterol-binding protein-related protein 9 isoform X4, whose product MVESIKHCIVLLQIAKDQSNEQQHANGLISTINPVDGIYQPPLDTPVVNSTMPTQTTLPTDASQVCKSDQRPSTLPVGPVVTVMGSLQTPTPNSTGSGPSGPSSGVASPALIPLPSHSVPDFSYSSSEDEFYDADEFYQSSTSPKHCIDSSGPSAASPLANQETALKRPDTTESLSSSMSNGTTDADPFDSHDDRDDDGEGESVEEHKSVIMHLLSQVRLGMDLTKVVLPTFILERRSLLEMYADFFAHPDLFVSIAEQPEPKERMVQVVKWYLSAFHAGRKGSVAKKPYNPILGEVFYCHWDLPVETEELSPPMETVSDGPVPWSSPNSVCFVAEQVSHHPPISAFYAECLSKKIQFNAHIWTKSKFLGMSIGVHNIGQGCVSCLEHDEHYILTFPNGYGRSILTVPWVELGGECNISCSKSGYSANIVFHTKPFYGGKKHRITAEIFAPNDKKSFCSIEGEWNGVMYAKWTTGENTVFIDTKRMGIIKKKVRKLEDQLEYESRRLWRDVTVNLKLKDIDAATEAKHRLEEKQRAEARERKENEQQWETRLFHEDGECWVYDEPLLKRFASQRQ is encoded by the exons AGCACCATCAACCCAGTGGATGGGATCTACCAGCCCCCCCTGGACACTCCTGTAGTCAACAGCACCATGCCAACGCAGACCACACTACCTACAG ACGCTTCTCAGGTGTGTAAATCAGACCAACGACCTTCCACATTACCTGTTGGTCCTGTCGTCACAGTTATGGGCAGTCTGCAGACCCCTACTCCCAACAGTACAG GGAGTGGCCCATCAGGCCCCAGCAGCGGCGTCGCCTCCCCAGCTCTAATCCCCCTCCCCTCGCACTCAGTGCCAGACTTCTCCTACTCCTCCAGTGAGGACGAGTTCTATGACGCTGATGAATTTTACCAGAGCAGCACTTCCCCCAAGCACTGCATAGA TTCCTCAGGGCCTTCAGCTGCCTCGCCCCTTGCAAATCAAGAAACAGCGTTGAAACGGCCCGACACCACCGAGTCCCTCAGCTCATCCATGTCTAACGGAACTACAGATgcag ATCCATTTGACAGCCATGATGACCGTGACGATGACGGCGAGGGCGAGTCAGTGGAAGAGCACAAAAGCGTCATCATGCATCTTCTCTCTCAAGTTCGTTTGGGTATGGACCTCACAAAG GTGGTTCTGCCTACATTTATTCTTGAGAGGAGATCCTTGTTAGAAATGTATGCAGACTTTTTTGCACATCCAGACTTGTTTGTGAG TATTGCTGAGCAGCCAGAGCCCAAAGAGCGCATGGTTCAGGTGGTGAAGTGGTACCTGTCAGCTTTCCATGCAGGAAGGAAAGGCTCAGTGGCCAAGAAGCCATACAACCCAATCCTGGGTGAAGTCTTCTACTGCCACTGGGACCTTCCCGTCGAGACGGAGGAGCTGTCTCCACCCATG GAGACTGTATCAGATGGCCCAGTTCCCTGGTCGTCACccaacagtgtgtgttttgtggcagAGCAGGTCTCTCACCACCCACCCA TTTCTGCATTCTACGCAGAGTGTTTAAGTAAGAAGATCCAGTTTAATGCTCACATCTGGACCAAGTCTAAGTTTCTAGGCATGTCCATAGGTGTCCACAACATTGGGCAAG GCTGTGTGTCATGTTTGGAGCATGATGAGCATTATATTCTTACATTTCCAAATGGATACGGAAG GTCTATTCTGACTGTGccgtgggtggagctgggtggagagTGCAACATCTCCTGCTCAAAGTCTGGCTACAGTGCAAACATCGTGTTTCATACCAAGCCTTTCTATGGAGGAAAGAAGCACAGGATCACTGCTGAGATTTT TGCACCAAATGACAAGAAGTCTTTCTGCTCCATCGAAGGAGAATGGAACGGAGTGATGTACGCCAAATGGACAACTGGA gagAACACAGTGTTCATAGACACTAAGAGGATGGGCATCATCAAGAAGAAAGTGAGGAAGCTGGAAGATCAGCTGGAGTACGAGTCCCGAAG ACTGTGGAGAGATGTGACGGTAAACCTGAAGCTAAAAGACATCGATGCAGCAACGGAAGCCAAACACCGgttggaggagaaacagagagctGAAGCCAGAGAGCGAAAGGAGAACGAGCAGCAGTGGGAGACCAGG ctaTTCCATGAAGATGGAGAGTGTTGGGTCTACGACGAACCGCTATTAAAGAGATTTGCCTCTCAGAGGCAGTGA